The genomic region gaggtggacaatgtatgagcatgagctagtatgagaacaagttatttgtgttatgctatataaaagaacaaagaagcaaattacaaaaacagtagtaaattaaaaataatcttttttcagatacactaagtttatttaacatatttaacaggttttgttgtttgattaacattaatgatggacaggcctatttaattgggctgctgaatgcatggacgtaactgacaaatatccagttattacccacctgtttacgtccacttaagccataaccgactgtattcacgcgagatactccacatgatggacatttagacatctgtgtgcacgtgtatttgactattcagacgCGTGGAAaactgatcgcgcgcgcgacagacagagagagagagagagagagagagagagcgagagcgcttctgttgtgtgtcattcagcgcaattccgcctatccctccttcactaactgcatgtaaataacgaattgtgtgattggattgtaattttgtgctacgacgatcttcgacgaccatttggctgtaaacttaaattatattcaactcgccaaagtggctagtgggagtggctgtcatcaagccctgcatgtaagtgttttgacagtgagaatattgattactgtaaataattagagcaatgttattaaagcataaattggtttaatataattgtatagtcccttcacatatttgttttttaaaattaattttattttagcaaccagatatcacttattagactcaataatacacctctttgcggatgtctgcttgcatgagtaatataaataacactcatttaatttttgagagcataaacataacgctggtatcacattcactaacctgtcgctctttaaattctctgtacaaatcgggatgtttggcaagttggatgctcccttcgcttgcgttattttgtaacgtattttgcagacgggctttgtggtgtccgtgggcttgccctgactgtcggcaatgtaagcaaaataatgccatattttgctttgtgcatctgccgttgcgcagttgacaggaataaacacgcactcaatgtgcctcagaagcagcgcgctgcacacacactgctccctgctgtcgcacattaggaaatacagctggcactcaaagtaccggtactaataaaatgaagaaccgtaccgtttctaaaagcagggtatcgcgatacctttctagtaccggtatatcgtgcaacactaattcacagagacaagaaccgtcgctattttcatttttaaacacttgtagtctgtataattcataaacacaactacattctttataaatctctccaacagtgtagcattagccgttagccacggatcacagcctcaaattcattcagaatcaaatgtaaacaatataacagtatacaatactcacataatccgacgcatgcatgcagtatgcatggcgaacactttgtaaagatccattttgagggttatattagctgtgtgaactttgtttatgcactgtttaaggcaagcgcgagctccgggggcggagagcgcgtgatttaaaggggccgcagcctgaatcggcgcatttctaattatgccccaaaataggcagttaaaaaaattatttaaaaaaatctatggggtattttgagctgaaacttcacagacacattcaggggacaccttagatattacatcttttataaaaaaaaattcgatggcacctttaaaaacaggTAATAAGGAGAAAGCAAATGGgtattttcttttgttaaagTATGTCAGTGTGAGTTTCAGTATATTTTGTGTTTCTATTTAAAGTTTTCAGTTAGGTCAATCTGCTTTTTCAATTTATTTGAATGTCCAAGCATGTTTAAAACATCTTATGCGCAGTTAATGcaacataacaaaatattatGGCTTCTGTGAACTCATACCTCTAGTTTTTGGAGAACCTCTTCTTTGCCAGCAGCTACTTTTGGTTTTCGCTGAAGTAGTGGCTTAGCACCTATGACTATGGAACAAAGgtattaaaaaaacatgatttactCATATTTTAACATGTATTGGTTGACATTTAGTACATTAGACTGTGAACTTACACAcatggtaataataataataataataataataataataataataataataataataataataataatagttgaACTTCTTACGTGTTTTTCGGGGTTTCCGTACTTTAATACAAAGCTCTTTTGGCAGTCTGCTCCAGTCTGAAATGAAATCAAATATGTTTAGAAAAACCTGACTTTCACATTTTCTTGATTATAACATGTAATAAGTCAGTTGTAACACAATTAATAAAGAAGATTACCTCTACAATGGTACATCTTTTGACCAATTAATTCATGCTGAATaagttttcttaaaaataattacattaaaaattaaattctaaAAAGATTAATAGTAAATGAATTTAATAAAGAACTTCCACTTGTATGCTACCATTCAAAGTCtgtggtaagattttttaaatgtttttgaaatacatCTCTTATAATCACAAAGACTAAatgtatttgattaaaaatacagtaaaacagtaatatgaaatttaaaataatttgaaaacattttaaaataaaatgtattcctgtgatgttaaagctgaattttcagcatcattactccaacatcagtcttcagtgtcacatgatccttcagaaatcattctaatatgctgatttgctgctcatgaAACATTTTTATGATCAATGATGAAAaacgtgctgcttaatattattgtggaaacagtgatacgTGATTCTATTATgtatagaaagttaaaaagaacatttatttgaaatagaaattatatatagacattataaatgtcttttactgtcacttttgatcagtggTCTGTGGCGACCTCACCTATCTGACAAAAAGGAATGATGTCATCTGTGCAATTTGACTTTAtgcttccttgctgaataaaaagcCAGATACCAGTCCTTGGAATTCacagctttaaagggatagttcacccaaaaatgaaagttctgtcatcatttacttaccctcaagttgttccaaacctgtataagtttctcgcccccattgactaccatagtatttttttcctactacgGTAGTCAATGGGAGGCGAGATCTTCTTTGTTACAAACatatatcttcctttgtgttcagcagaacaaaaaaatgtatacaggtttggaacaacttgagggtgagaaaatgatgacagaattttcgtttttgggtgaactatccctttaaatacttatacatttaaattacaaaGAGACAAAAAGCATCCTAGGACCTAAATGGAGTGTAGGTTTCAACTCCCAGATTTCAGGTTTCTATGTTTGACTGTTGAATTTCCTCTGCTTTATCATCTACTATTGTGTCTCACCTGGACTCCATTCAATTGTGTTGTTCTTCGGCTCACCATTTTGGTATTTATCAGAGTAACGCGCCACatctaaaaaagaaaacaataaagAGCCGTTCAAACCTGATTTTCGACCATCCATGCCTGATGGGTCGTCGGCTTTAAATAATTCTGTGATTGCCCACAGTTCAAATGCAAATCCAGATACTGCATGACCTCATTCTCTAAGTCATGTTGGATCTTTATCCTTTGTGCTCAGAATTGTCCACTTTCTGTACTGCCCACATGTTGCCTCAGCCCATCTTACCTGTCTTTGTTCTGGCTTCTCTTATGTGGAATGGCAGATTCTTGCTGGAGGCTCTCAGCTCCTGCTTAAGAGCGAGCATATAGTCCACCTCTTCTCCTGTAGTCAGAGGCACTGGCCTAAATTGCATAGGCTGAaagaacaaattaaattaaaacaaatgttaCATACAGcggcatacatacatacattctaaTGCATTAGAAACAAAatctcaaacaaaacaaaagctttTCTCAGAACAAATAATTCTAACGAATCAGTAAtaagacatttataacatttatacACATAGCAATATGTGTAATAACAACCATTGTAGTTAGACTAAAAAAaataggttacactttattttaaggtgtcattgttacagtgtaattacataTTTAAGTACTGGGTAATATTAATgaacaacatgtacttactataaggTTAtggtaggattagggtttggttgaGGGTTATTTGGAAGTAATTATGCACAATTACTATGGTaaatacatgtaacatatgtaacaaggacactgtaaattAAAGTGTTACAAAAATTATTGTAAATTTAACTGtataaaatgctacagtaataATCTGCTAATTGGTTAAAAGTAAGTTCCCTATacgaaaaaactgtaatagatctaaccttgcatttcatgtaattttacagtaaaataccatttttggaagtaaaaaaagacaaagt from Chanodichthys erythropterus isolate Z2021 chromosome 15, ASM2448905v1, whole genome shotgun sequence harbors:
- the polr3gla gene encoding RNA polymerase III subunit GL a, coding for MAGRSKGRGRSQFTFSVDALGFGRGDSLPQSTHTPSPLFPPMQFRPVPLTTGEEVDYMLALKQELRASSKNLPFHIREARTKTDVARYSDKYQNGEPKNNTIEWSPDWSRLPKELCIKVRKPRKTLIGAKPLLQRKPKVAAGKEEVLQKLETLEKREQEHHSEEEEEEEKKKQNEEEEEPDVDEDYDEEEVEDETDYIMSYFDNGEDFGADSDDNMDEAVY